The genomic region cgtaatttttcgttttagttatgatatttgtgaggaaacagtaatactgaacattaaccatgctctaatatagccattatatgcatcttttgacgattttaaaacctaaaaattataaagcgttgcaacgcgaaacgattgaataatttggagagttctgtttttgtcgttaaattttgtgaaactacgaagattgcttatataaggtataaaatacgtcaagaatgtgtactcggcggaatagctcagtaggctagagcgtttttacttcaggactctggcaggactccaggggtcactggttcgaaacctgctccgggcaatgttcttttcctttttttaatttttttcttgattttttactgtagcttttacgatccaatgtttacatttatcaatataaagcatttaatgaataagttaaaaaaatgccaaaatctgtgaaaaggcccctttaattgctATACACCTTTGAAGTTCCATGGTGACATATAGTTTCTGAGATGTAGCCCAAAtattttgtgacagacagacagactgacagacaacgccaaacCTATATTCCTCCGCCATTAACAAAAAAAAGATGAAAAGCAAGGGTGTGATGTAAGATCCATCTTGGAGAAGGAAAATGTCCTAACCCTTTAACAAGGTTCAACTCAACTTTTCATTTGAACTAAGACCCataaaagtaaataattattttttaaactattttgatattttaaggaAGAAAATTCGCAGAAAGGAGACGAAAGCACTACCCTGACAAGAACAGATGAGACATAAGCACCTGGATAGTGAATAAACAAGGATTTAGTTAATTTTTagaaacattttttcttaaaatgCTTTTATAGCTCTTGATACTATGAGATAATTCAGTATTGCAAACACTCCCTCAAGCCACATTGATCTCTTGACCCCACACACCCTTCAAGTGACCTGGACCTGTACCCTAGAGTGAATTTTAATTACAACGCGTTTTTATTTAGCaacaagagatgagtttgtcagaaacacaatgccccctattgtgccgctttgaagccataaatttgacctttgaccttgaaggatgaccttgacctttcatcactgaaaacgtgcagctccatgagatacacatgcatgccaaatatcaagctactatcttcaatattaaaaaagttatgaccaaacttttacgaaggttaaagttttaggaaagaaaatttccaaatttgtactcaaattataattttatgagtaaattatacttacctgacatatgtaCTTTAGGATTCTATCTCGGCCCGAAAATAACTCGCTATACGGTAGGCGCCGCATAATAGACGACTACCGGAAATAAACAACTTTCGCGCATGCGTATCGTAGTTTCCTCTCCACACGACCTCATGCTCGAATCACTTTCCTTGGCGCCTTCGAAGGCCTCAGAAAGTAGTCTGAAAAAGAGGGGAGGAAGGGTGGGTTTGtacatatgtcaggtaagtataatttactcataaaattataatttgagtacaaatttggaaatttcatttcctaaattatgtacttacctgacatatgtaCTTTAGGATTCCTTCCCAAAGCAGTCCCTCTTTGGAGGCGGGTTCAGGTACTTTCTGACCACTCCAACAATTATAGTAGATCTTCTCATTCCAGAGTTTTCTATATCTTCTATTTCATAAAAACTGCTACAACAGTCCCTCTTATATACACAATAATAACTGTACACAGCACAAATCATGTATTCTTATTCACTTTCccacatatttaaacaatatattttaaaaaatatatgatggataAACCACTACTTGTGGCCGTCATATATATGATATGTTCCATACTGTTGACTTAAAAACAGTTCACTTTCCGGAAAATAACTCGCCGGGgagaaaaacattattctttaagaaaatcaaatgatACATCTTTAAAATAGAACTTCACAAAAGTAGATGATCTACTCCAATCTGCACTGTCTAAAACATCTTTCAATGGAGCTCCCTTAAAAAGAGCCCATGATGGTCCGATTGACCTAGTTGAATGACCTTTAACTTTAGATACATAcacttttttcattttgtatgaCTTTTGAATAGTCTTAACAATCCATGACGAAATTGTCTGACTTGAAGCCGCTCTATGCGGtttatttacagttaaaaataatttcaaagagtCCTTCTCTTTTGAATTCCTAaatttttctgttgatttcagaTAATAAGTCAATGCTCGTTTTGGATCCAACAACTTGTTCTTTGGAAAAGCAGGAATAAAAATAGTATTGCTCTGATGTGAACCTCTGTCCTGTTTCGATAAACCATGCCTTATGAAAGTTACACCTTTTGCTTGTACATTCACAGAATTTTCTCCCAATGTCAAAGATTGTAAATCCCCACATCTGCGAAAAGTTGTAATTGCTATGAGAAAAACTGTCTTGTAAGTTACATACTTTAAACTGGCTGTCTTTATTGGCTCAAACGGTGGTTGCTTGAGGGCatctaaaacaaacaataaattccatTCAGGTACAAGTCTTTTCACTGGTGGCCTTTCATTGAAAATGCCTTTCAGTAAACGAATAATATAGGGATGTTGACCCACTGGTATTCTGTCCACCGGGTTCAACATAGAAGACATCATTGATCTATAGCCtgaaattgttttgtattttaaaccaTCTTTATATAGATCAGCTAAAAAATTAGCACAGTTATTTAAAGATGGACTAAAGGGATCAATTTGTCTTTTACCACACCAGCTATGGAATTTCCTAAATTTACATCTATAATCTTTCTGAGTTCCGATTCTCCATgatgaacacaataattttctAGTTTGTCTAGAAAATCCTTCTGTTTCATACCGTTTGTCGATAATCTCCATGCAGTCAGTTTTAGAAATTTTGGATTCGGATGTAACATCCCTTTCTGAACCAATAAATCTTCCATTTCTGGAAGCTTGACTGGTGGAGCTATCAACAACTGAAGAATCATTGGATACCAATGCTGACGTTCCCACATTGGTGCTATCAGAATCAATTCGCACTGAAACTTCATCATGTGTTTGAGTACCTTGCTCAACAGACTTATGGGTGGAAATGCATATGCCATCATGCCTTCCCAACTTATGGACAGAGCATCCTGTGTCAGTGCTAATGTATCTAGATTCCATGAGCAAAACACTGGACATTGTTTGTTCTCTGCTGTCGCAAACAAATCTATTAGCGGAGTCTCCCACATCCAAAACAGATGGTTCACTACAGTCTTGTTCAGTGACCATTCTGTAGCCTGAAGTTGGTGTCGACTGAGAAAATCCGCTAATACATTTGTCTGCCCCTTGATATGTACtgatttcaatttcatattgTGGTGTAGAGCTAGGAACCAGATTCTCTGAGCTAATTCGCAAAGTCTCATCGATTTTGTACCTCCCTGTTTGTTCAAATATTGAACTGTGCTGGAATTGTCTGATCGAATCAATACATGTTTGTTCTTTAATATCGGAACAAAATTTTCCAATGACAGATGTACCGCCTTCAATTCCAGATAATTTATATGCTCTGTACTCTGGTTCCTGGACCAAACACCCTGTACTACTTGGTTGTTCACAAAACCACCCCATCCCACCATTGATGCATCGCAAGTCATTGTTATCTGCGGTTGAATTGGTTGCAAAGATACCCCTTTTTGAAAATTGGCTTGATGTAACCACCAATGGAGACTGGATTTCACAGACTGTGTACATGGGACCTCCCAGTGCAGAGACATTCTGGCTGGACTCCAGTTTCGTAACAAATGCATTTGAAGGGGTCTCATATACAGTCTTGCATTTGGTACAATTTCTAGTGTGGATGCCATCATTCCAAGAACTACCAAATATTGTCTTGCTTTTGTGTAACCATTGATTAGTAGATGAATTGCCTTCACTAATTTCTGAAATCTTTCTGCCGTTGGATAAACCAGGCCTTTCTTTAATTGAAAAACTGTTCCTAAATATGTCAGAATCTGTACAGGAATGAGAgtggatttgtttttgtttattatgaaacCTAGATTCAGAAGAAGATTGAGCGTTATCTCTCTTTCTGTTAGTAATATTTGTCTTTCTTGATTCAGTTGTATCCAGTCGTCCAGATACACTGCTAATCGTATGGCTTTTACTCTTAGATAAGCTGCAACAACTGacaatatttttgtgaaaactcgTGGAGAGACAGTTGGTCCGAAACATAATGTTTTGAATTGGAAAACTTTCCCCTTCCATGCAAATCTGAGGAATTTTCTGTGTTTCTTGAATATGCCTATGTGAAAATAAGCGTCTTTTAAGTCGAAAGATATCGCCCAATCGTTCTTTTGAACTAGATTTAACACTTTTGTCAATGTGTCCATCTTGAAATGTTGCTTTCGGAGGTACCGATTTAGAGGTTTTAGATTTATGACTGGTCTTAAATCTCCTGTCTTTTTCTTGACTAAAAATAGAGTACTGTAAAAACCTGTCGTCCAATTTGTTTTCGGTACGATTTCTAtagcatttttttgcattaaagaaTCTATTTCTTCCTGCATAATATGTTCGTTTTCGATACTGACATGAGTTTGTTTTATACCCTGAAAAATTGGtttctttatgaattccaatttGTAACCCtcttttataattgataaaacccATTTGTCTGTTGTAATCAACtgccaatttttttgaaaatgagttAATCTGTCCCCTACTGGTATCTCCGGTCGCAACATTAACAAACCTGACTGGTCATTGTTTACTAACCTTGGCAACTGTAGCCCTTGGTCTGTTATTGGCTGCATAGTTGCCCCGACCTCTCGAGCCACCAGCTCTGTGCTCTGTTCGAAAAGTACTTCGTGGTTCCGCATTGTATTTTGGAATGCGAAATGTAGGTGGCGCTCTATTGTATTCATTTGGCTGAACACCCATTCTTGTATTTGTCTTTACATATTGTCTTTTGACAGATGTTTGCTGTTCTGTCTGTTCACTGGCTTTCCTCTTATATGTTTCCTTCTTTTGCAATTTTTCTGGCAATAACTCTTCAAGTGTTTTTCTTTTGTCTTTCTTTTGTTTGAGAGTCTTTTCCAATTCTTCACCAAACACCCCGTCCCCTCTCAAGGGTAGGTTACTGATTGTCCTTGAATCATCAAGTTCATATAAAGAAGTCTCGCTCATTGTGACTTGTCTACGAATGATATGAAAAAATGCTCCTGCTCTACCAAATTGATCTAGACTTCGTGTGGATAAAGCAAAAATGTCCTTCACTTTTTTCTCAATGTCTGGTTTATCTGTAACCATGTCCATTAACATTGCAAGAGCTTGCTGCATGTACATCTGTGTAACAATACCCATGTAGACACTTTGCTGTCCTCTGTATGCGGTCTTCTCCACCATTTTGTTTGGTTGTGAGAACAGAAAAGTTCCATGTTTAGCGAATGAAGCTCTAGAACCAAACTTCTTTGTTAGACACGTGTCTACAATATCGTCCAATGTAGGTACACGTAAAAAATGTTCAGTGTCTTCATCAACTGGAAATAAATCTTTGCACTCTTCAGAAAATGCTGTTACATTATTTGGTGTTTTAGACCGATAGCTTTGTTCCAAAATTTCTTTCTGCGAATTTTCTAAGCAAATGCCAGTTGGCTTTTGTGCATCTTTTTTCAAACATGCATCTTCTCCAAAAATGTCTTTCAAACACCTGCGTACACTAGCACTGTGCTCTGTGTCTTCTTCTTCTGAATCAGACAACGAAAAATGTTCAGAGGAAGCAGGATGAATGGAAAGTACGTCATCTTGACGATTACTTGTGGAACTTTGACCAGTCCTCTCTTCAAAATTGGGGCTTTTATCACTCCCCTGGTCATAATTGGGGCTTTTGCCATTCCCCTGCGTTGAATTACCATGTCTTTGTGACTGGCATTGCAACAATGCAACAATATTGTGTAAAGTATTTTCAAGTTTACCGTATTTCTCGTCAAAACGTTCCTCTAATAAGTCTACTTTGGAACGTCTTTTTTTCTGCTTGCCAGACACTGTGTTATTACTCACGTCACTGTGTCCCATATCTTCTTCCTCGTTATCCACAAACGGAgaacgattattattattttaaacaaacacttcAGCCATGCTGAAAAATAGCGAGTAACAAACGCCTTCGAAGGCGCCGAGAAGAAAAGTGATTCGAGCATGAGGTCGTGTGGAGAGGAAACTACGATACGCATGCGCGAAAGTTGTTTATTTCCGGTAGTCGTCTATTATGCGGCGCCTACCGTATAGCGAGTTATTTTCGGGCCGAGATAGAATCCTAAAGtacatatgtcaggtaagtacataatttaggaaatgaaaatacaatgatatttgaccttgatggatgaccttgttcttgacttttcaccactcaaaatgtgcagctccgtgagatacacatgcatgccaaatatgaagttgctatcttcaataatgcaaaagctataaaactttaaccaaggttaaagttttgggacacacacatacattttgtacaatgactgactgagacaatgacagacagaccaaaaacaatatacccccgatctttggatccgggggcataaaaacatttgtCTATATTTTGTATCAGTGGTATTCAGGCTATTGACTTTATTATACAAATCTACATCTTGATATAAGATATCAATCATAATAT from Dreissena polymorpha isolate Duluth1 chromosome 5, UMN_Dpol_1.0, whole genome shotgun sequence harbors:
- the LOC127881781 gene encoding uncharacterized protein LOC127881781; its protein translation is MGHSDVSNNTVSGKQKKRRSKVDLLEERFDEKYGKLENTLHNIVALLQCQSQRHGNSTQGNGKSPNYDQGSDKSPNFEERTGQSSTSNRQDDVLSIHPASSEHFSLSDSEEEDTEHSASVRRCLKDIFGEDACLKKDAQKPTGICLENSQKEILEQSYRSKTPNNVTAFSEECKDLFPVDEDTEHFLRVPTLDDIVDTCLTKKFGSRASFAKHGTFLFSQPNKMVEKTAYRGQQSVYMGIVTQMYMQQALAMLMDMVTDKPDIEKKVKDIFALSTRSLDQFGRAGAFFHIIRRQVTMSETSLYELDDSRTISNLPLRGDGVFGEELEKTLKQKKDKRKTLEELLPEKLQKKETYKRKASEQTEQQTSVKRQYVKTNTRMGVQPNEYNRAPPTFRIPKYNAEPRSTFRTEHRAGGSRGRGNYAANNRPRATVAKMPSSNHRLSQ